The Desulfovibrio inopinatus DSM 10711 genome window below encodes:
- a CDS encoding FecCD family ABC transporter permease, translating into MHFENGQVPAAYRRYVNMKLLFMFTAGCALCIGLVLSIALGAADIPVLDVLHSLTGGEVSARTNAIIWRIRLPQALTAIVAGAGLSVAGAAMQAILRNPLGSPFTLGISHAASFGAAFSVMVLSAGTMTSSSVGAVSITNPIVTTLCALVSSILAAGVIILISRIRGASSEVMVLSGVALGALFTAGTMFLQYFADDVQLAAMVFWTFGDVSRASWRELGIISGVTAVSSLYFMMHAWNYNAIEAGDETAKGLGVRVDWVRMNGMFIASLLTSVIIAFLGIIGFVGLVVPHVVRRIVGADHRFLLPASVVCGAVLLLASDTAARLILMPQVLPVSVLTAFLGAPVFIYLIVRGNRS; encoded by the coding sequence ATGCATTTTGAAAACGGTCAAGTTCCTGCGGCGTATCGTCGTTATGTAAACATGAAGTTGCTCTTCATGTTTACGGCAGGGTGTGCGCTTTGTATCGGTCTCGTTCTGTCCATTGCTCTGGGGGCCGCGGATATACCGGTTCTTGATGTCCTGCATTCGCTGACTGGAGGGGAGGTCTCGGCACGAACCAACGCCATTATCTGGAGAATTCGTCTTCCCCAGGCGTTGACGGCGATCGTGGCCGGGGCCGGGCTCTCTGTGGCGGGGGCGGCCATGCAAGCGATTTTACGCAATCCACTAGGTTCTCCATTTACTTTAGGAATATCGCATGCCGCCTCCTTTGGGGCTGCATTCAGCGTCATGGTGCTTTCCGCCGGCACGATGACCTCATCTTCAGTGGGAGCCGTCAGCATCACGAATCCAATTGTGACCACGCTCTGTGCGTTGGTCAGCAGCATTCTCGCCGCGGGTGTTATCATCCTTATTTCACGCATACGCGGAGCAAGCTCAGAAGTTATGGTGCTCTCTGGGGTAGCGCTTGGAGCGCTCTTCACTGCCGGGACCATGTTTCTCCAATACTTTGCCGACGATGTGCAGTTGGCCGCCATGGTCTTTTGGACGTTTGGCGATGTGTCACGCGCGTCATGGCGTGAACTCGGCATCATTTCCGGTGTGACAGCCGTTTCGAGCCTCTACTTCATGATGCATGCATGGAATTACAATGCCATCGAAGCAGGAGACGAAACCGCGAAAGGCCTTGGGGTGCGGGTTGATTGGGTTCGTATGAACGGGATGTTCATCGCGTCGTTGCTCACATCCGTTATCATTGCCTTCCTCGGTATTATTGGGTTCGTCGGCTTGGTTGTTCCGCACGTCGTCCGCAGAATTGTTGGGGCTGATCATCGATTTCTTTTACCCGCCTCTGTTGTGTGTGGCGCTGTCTTACTCCTTGCATCGGATACTGCCGCACGTCTCATTCTTATGCCGCAAGTCTTACCAGTTTCTGTTCTGACAGCGTTTTTGGGTGCTCCTGTGTTCATTTACCTGATTGTGAGGGGGAACAGATCATGA
- a CDS encoding ABC transporter ATP-binding protein, producing MILDVQGVSFHYKSHPVLHDVHFHVGAGELLAILGPNGVGKTTLLKCINAIQRPSAGTVLVEGINIRGQSPADIARHVSYVAQRSDTARLTVFDAVLMGRKPHVRWNVCDADMKMVDAVIKRMGLEALALRFIDQLSGGELQKVSIARALVQEPRLLLLDEPTSALDMRNQEEILHLLRRIVDSHGIAAVMTMHDLNSALRFAHKFLFLKNGTVFAAGNADQLCQHMVEEVYGLPVEIHQLNGQSIVIPTSVFKETSHAKDIHA from the coding sequence ATGATTCTCGATGTCCAGGGCGTCAGCTTTCATTATAAAAGTCATCCCGTGCTGCACGATGTCCATTTTCATGTTGGAGCAGGAGAACTTCTTGCCATCCTTGGCCCGAATGGTGTGGGAAAAACCACGCTCCTGAAATGTATCAATGCGATTCAACGCCCCAGTGCCGGAACCGTGCTGGTTGAAGGCATCAATATTCGAGGCCAATCACCGGCAGATATCGCACGCCATGTGAGTTATGTCGCACAACGAAGCGATACGGCACGCCTGACAGTGTTCGATGCCGTGCTTATGGGACGAAAACCCCATGTCCGATGGAATGTGTGCGATGCAGATATGAAAATGGTGGACGCCGTTATCAAACGTATGGGTTTGGAGGCGTTGGCGTTGCGTTTTATCGATCAGCTCAGTGGCGGAGAATTGCAAAAAGTCTCCATCGCCCGGGCGTTGGTTCAGGAACCGCGGCTCCTCCTCCTCGACGAGCCCACGAGCGCTCTTGATATGCGCAACCAAGAGGAAATACTTCATCTTCTACGTCGTATCGTCGACAGTCATGGCATTGCCGCCGTGATGACCATGCACGATTTGAACTCGGCCCTTCGATTTGCTCATAAATTTCTCTTTCTCAAAAACGGCACCGTCTTTGCCGCCGGTAATGCAGACCAACTGTGCCAACACATGGTGGAAGAAGTCTATGGTCTGCCGGTGGAAATCCATCAACTCAATGGGCAATCCATTGTCATCCCCACATCAGTGTTCAAGGAGACAAGTCATGCAAAAGACATTCACGCCTGA
- a CDS encoding FmdE family protein: MQKTFTPERIERVIEFHGHNCPGLSIGIRAAELARLRWPDAKDSELVAVVETDMCGVDAIQDLLGCTFGKGNLIHRDFGKMAFSFYYRPTGEGFRALLRPEARGGNAQRMTELMQKMADNCATPEECAECAAVRMDQQNHFMSEALDTLFEVAELPLSPPRPARVLESLQCSSCKEMTMESRTRRYNGQHLCIPCFEKVEQKMV; encoded by the coding sequence ATGCAAAAGACATTCACGCCTGAGCGGATTGAACGCGTCATCGAATTTCATGGGCATAACTGCCCCGGCCTCAGCATCGGCATACGCGCGGCAGAGCTGGCACGCCTGCGATGGCCAGACGCGAAAGATTCGGAACTTGTCGCAGTTGTGGAAACGGATATGTGCGGAGTCGACGCCATTCAAGATTTGTTGGGATGCACGTTCGGCAAAGGGAACTTGATTCATCGCGATTTCGGCAAAATGGCGTTCTCGTTCTATTACCGCCCAACGGGGGAAGGATTTCGTGCGCTTCTCCGGCCCGAGGCGCGTGGCGGCAACGCACAACGGATGACCGAACTCATGCAAAAAATGGCGGATAATTGCGCCACTCCTGAAGAATGCGCAGAATGTGCAGCCGTGCGCATGGATCAGCAAAATCACTTTATGAGCGAAGCCTTGGATACACTGTTTGAGGTAGCCGAGCTTCCCCTCTCCCCTCCTCGTCCGGCGCGAGTTCTTGAAAGCCTGCAATGCTCCTCGTGCAAAGAAATGACCATGGAATCCCGCACGCGTCGCTATAATGGACAACATCTCTGCATTCCTTGCTTTGAGAAGGTGGAACAAAAAATGGTGTGA
- a CDS encoding CHAT domain-containing protein: MAIRFELVGTDLHLCIGETVQTRSLQPEDFTVLANLATQYDSCLRTCGSLRGDELVTIGTALFEWLDGDQGWMEDIEEENAPILAYFCSRKRKTLSPEEMIFLSAPWELIYDEKRFWAHDPNIVWCPVRRLGKAKGTLPVSEYALSLAFMAAAPDSQTVLNFEKEEQGILEATKDTPLDLVVEESGTLEGLIDLASTYKPLDVLHVSCHGGKKPPTLYLETDIGEKDLVSATDFSTQLGSNRPKLLFTSACLSAVKGSGDNDDDLPALSHALVQAGFPAVLGWAGSVYDHEASLFAKHVYAKLATKQSLESAIAYGRLNLVLETNKNGSASRDWHLARLFLGASGGGVLSEGAMQRRPIHRDHGHKEFLDTKGEQVPVASREEFVGRRRQIQTILRTYKDKKYAGVLVHGEGRRGKSSLAARIGHRLQGHTIAVVLNRYDALAIIDAVGKSGLKGVVAWAEKHKAVVRDNPVAFHEALQELLGEICPQDKPLYLVIDDFEQVLDKPKTDDRFHVVKHAVSHDIATVIQAFQTAASQNLPSCLLITSRYEFHCVDRSGADVASQLVTVSLPPMDEVDGRKQVRAKDAVLLREDAVLPLGEALQNRILQAGQGNPGLIDLLTSIACEDIKALETAFHALQDYADSGNVPESGQVAEFLEGLLLENMVALLREDEREALRAATLFEIPVPSVAMTECFLATGMNTTDPGASRLRAFGLLDTFRDSVQPTSMAYAVAPLARPLAGTVSEEEASSLAQQIVPALFAAWGDKDDSKRSPQVNIELLRLAVLADNAEVVQVTANDALGWLADKDLYTIGAPLSRKAEAVLQRHGISLTSAQARRAGDLLQGAGEVHEAQRLFQHGIDLLPTKTSPDYDLDLHISLLRRLADVRNKTGGVDTALDEYQTCLRLLPQKGSERLHALLQGDIARIYVSKGRVDEALSLHE; the protein is encoded by the coding sequence ATGGCCATTCGTTTCGAGCTTGTGGGCACGGATTTACATTTGTGTATCGGGGAAACCGTACAGACGCGCTCTCTGCAACCTGAAGACTTTACTGTGTTGGCAAATTTGGCAACGCAGTATGATTCCTGTTTGCGCACATGTGGCTCGCTACGCGGAGACGAATTGGTCACGATCGGCACGGCATTGTTCGAGTGGTTGGACGGTGACCAGGGGTGGATGGAGGATATTGAAGAGGAAAACGCGCCGATTTTGGCGTATTTCTGTTCCAGGAAGCGCAAAACCCTATCTCCGGAAGAGATGATATTCTTATCGGCGCCGTGGGAATTGATTTATGACGAGAAACGATTCTGGGCGCATGATCCCAATATTGTTTGGTGTCCGGTTCGACGCTTAGGGAAAGCGAAGGGCACGTTGCCGGTTTCGGAATATGCACTGTCTCTCGCGTTTATGGCGGCCGCGCCCGACTCGCAGACGGTCTTGAATTTCGAGAAGGAAGAGCAGGGAATTTTGGAAGCCACCAAAGACACGCCGCTTGACCTTGTGGTGGAAGAAAGCGGAACCCTGGAAGGGCTGATTGATCTGGCCTCAACGTATAAGCCGCTCGATGTGCTGCATGTTTCTTGTCATGGAGGGAAAAAGCCTCCGACATTATATCTGGAAACAGATATTGGAGAAAAAGACCTCGTTTCGGCAACCGACTTCAGTACTCAATTGGGTAGTAATAGACCGAAGCTTCTCTTTACCTCCGCCTGCTTGAGCGCGGTCAAAGGCTCAGGGGATAATGATGATGATTTGCCAGCGTTGTCCCACGCATTGGTCCAGGCCGGATTTCCAGCCGTACTGGGCTGGGCGGGAAGCGTGTATGACCATGAAGCCAGTTTGTTTGCAAAACACGTCTATGCAAAGTTGGCGACCAAGCAGTCATTGGAAAGCGCGATAGCGTATGGTCGACTGAATTTGGTTCTTGAGACAAACAAGAACGGAAGCGCGTCTCGCGATTGGCATTTGGCGCGACTGTTTCTTGGCGCTTCTGGCGGCGGGGTGTTGTCTGAAGGCGCGATGCAACGCCGCCCCATACACCGGGATCATGGGCATAAGGAATTTCTTGATACCAAAGGCGAGCAGGTTCCCGTTGCCAGTCGAGAGGAATTTGTTGGGCGTCGTCGACAGATTCAGACGATCTTGCGGACATACAAAGACAAAAAATATGCCGGCGTCCTCGTGCATGGAGAGGGGCGGCGGGGCAAGTCGAGCCTGGCGGCACGTATTGGGCACCGATTGCAGGGGCATACCATAGCCGTTGTGCTGAACCGGTACGATGCTTTGGCCATTATAGACGCTGTGGGCAAGAGTGGACTCAAAGGCGTTGTGGCGTGGGCGGAGAAACACAAGGCAGTTGTTAGGGATAATCCGGTTGCTTTCCATGAGGCGCTTCAGGAACTGTTGGGCGAGATTTGCCCACAGGATAAACCGCTTTACCTGGTTATTGACGATTTCGAGCAAGTCTTGGACAAACCGAAAACAGATGATCGTTTTCATGTGGTCAAGCACGCTGTTTCGCACGATATCGCGACGGTCATTCAGGCGTTTCAGACGGCAGCATCACAGAATTTGCCGTCATGCTTGTTGATCACAAGCCGCTACGAATTTCATTGTGTGGATCGTTCCGGTGCGGACGTGGCCAGCCAGCTTGTTACGGTTTCGTTGCCGCCCATGGACGAAGTGGACGGACGTAAGCAGGTGCGGGCAAAGGATGCGGTATTGCTGCGTGAGGACGCGGTACTCCCCTTGGGCGAAGCACTGCAGAATCGTATTCTTCAGGCCGGTCAGGGGAACCCCGGATTGATTGACCTGCTGACGTCGATTGCCTGTGAAGACATAAAGGCGTTGGAAACGGCATTTCATGCTCTACAAGACTATGCCGACTCGGGGAACGTCCCGGAATCGGGCCAGGTGGCCGAATTTCTGGAAGGGTTGTTGCTGGAAAATATGGTCGCTCTGTTGCGTGAGGATGAACGCGAAGCATTGCGGGCCGCGACCCTGTTTGAAATTCCTGTGCCGTCGGTGGCGATGACAGAATGTTTTCTCGCGACAGGCATGAACACCACAGACCCCGGCGCTTCCCGGCTGCGTGCGTTTGGGCTGCTGGACACGTTTCGCGATAGTGTCCAGCCCACGTCCATGGCGTATGCGGTTGCTCCGTTAGCCCGCCCACTTGCCGGAACGGTTTCGGAAGAGGAAGCGTCGAGCCTGGCTCAACAAATTGTACCGGCATTGTTTGCAGCCTGGGGCGACAAAGATGATTCCAAACGCTCCCCGCAAGTCAATATCGAATTATTGCGTCTGGCTGTGCTGGCCGACAACGCCGAGGTAGTTCAAGTGACGGCCAACGATGCTTTGGGCTGGCTGGCGGATAAAGATCTTTACACCATCGGTGCTCCGCTCTCGCGTAAGGCCGAAGCCGTGCTGCAACGGCATGGCATTTCTTTGACTTCTGCTCAAGCTCGAAGGGCAGGAGACTTGCTTCAAGGTGCAGGGGAGGTGCATGAAGCGCAACGCCTTTTCCAACATGGTATTGATCTGTTACCGACAAAAACGTCTCCCGACTATGACCTTGATCTCCATATCAGCTTATTACGTCGATTAGCGGATGTTCGAAATAAAACCGGTGGAGTGGATACCGCGTTGGATGAGTACCAGACGTGTTTACGTCTTCTCCCCCAAAAAGGATCTGAACGACTCCATGCTCTTCTTCAAGGCGACATCGCGCGGATTTATGTTTCGAAGGGCCGTGTTGACGAGGCGCTTTCGCTGCATGAGGA
- a CDS encoding VOC family protein, which yields MANNPLLDRVFIAGCVTSDLERQKNFYACLFDWTYEPLESAIAREVVIAKKNGIPTAAFASLPSQPHPFDTEPNWRVVISVDDVDAYAEKAVKLGGEIAMAPHGEGERRSCILKDPDGLLIVIKQAPSMMEKKEPGKEKKLEQDMISRMRRLANIMG from the coding sequence ATGGCGAACAATCCCTTACTTGATCGTGTATTTATCGCCGGGTGCGTCACCAGTGACTTGGAACGACAGAAGAACTTCTACGCATGTCTTTTTGATTGGACGTACGAACCTCTTGAGTCGGCCATAGCACGCGAAGTCGTGATAGCCAAAAAAAACGGTATTCCCACGGCCGCCTTCGCCAGCCTGCCTTCCCAGCCTCATCCTTTTGACACCGAGCCAAATTGGCGGGTTGTCATTTCCGTGGACGATGTGGACGCCTACGCCGAAAAGGCTGTGAAGCTTGGAGGTGAGATCGCCATGGCTCCACACGGCGAAGGCGAGAGAAGAAGCTGTATTCTCAAGGACCCCGACGGGCTGCTCATCGTCATCAAGCAAGCTCCTTCAATGATGGAGAAGAAAGAGCCCGGAAAGGAGAAAAAGTTGGAACAGGATATGATCTCTCGTATGCGACGTCTGGCCAACATCATGGGCTAA
- a CDS encoding Nif11 family protein produces the protein MTVSNAISFVHEAVQTPEIWTQLEKAKTPEEVKSLASKKGYSLNSANLKTAIEYINSQCSKVSSINGTSPTISTTAIGKGTGVSLGTANLDISTPDASTISMAQPVAQGIGAATDATSSNELTKGEEREEKAAVVTATFSGYSLSDAKKQVTDTIDKCMKDGMSQSQAITFAKAKEDAVYSVVRRWADNGVTEKIYKTGQVDVPEPGDGMEAGSATIDTMSGADKKKLMLAFANQEVTKEYAESSPAGYTDGIKKFEKDVKNKNYKDLIKDIAIGDQAATHTPADYASSFKSSDKALEAMQKLADTQSVKTVGWTNVQSALTASGVSTSHARTDVSTMVSALEKGGFSEDNSYTILQALGDMAKSKGLSEKDIVYLCDKVANHQLGKFYQSAGGAAPTNTDKEEVAKSIGDYLLTLGQKITKGNSPSTSQLDTMITSLDTEVKQAMGDKADSLSDYLKAVNLVADKYELIGPDGELPSAITSYLESEGESETSAQETLKGMNTTLKDIPQPGREELLMSITSLAKQKELPLSSLRAMVDNTPRFVSLLVNNLGHTPTTDDYKAIAGELSNFYDVAGKFITKGKKVDIDGMEEMLNTMSTMTSSIKKELNVSYSQAFNIACSKVGMEQAFNLSGASSTEADKAFTQEYQALVKSGLTAQQASDVLYSSSQFVEAKQKQGVDPQSAMLDFFKQVKSLSKSDTSLSTKEAADIIAMKGQFENAQQYSPPPEATVSDIMIESGLSIGLSSSKAGEEFDSLVQKAIQNGDDPVLAVSQDLSTVKTTMSSLKSAMQEVQKSVHPYKRDDNRSDSQNEAVEKSYNNTVKQVPQTLVNLFKRNLNAGLSQYQSLNEACVEITVQNKWDKILGGYGSTTLSSDVSKKVANGATPYMALVSSAKPWVKSMVKSSEMASAFNDALKTDYFKTSSSTDISNYFTWKKLFDKIGGKIVGKSINKAFTSRERITNSDLQKYLFDSSDNDVMDAFTLDDVSLDTGEDVAALAPSIPESLGEASALELSGDVILTEVISTVGTEVLGNMLGDCLLALFGLA, from the coding sequence ATGACCGTAAGCAATGCCATTTCCTTTGTCCATGAAGCTGTCCAGACTCCTGAAATCTGGACCCAGCTCGAGAAGGCGAAAACTCCCGAGGAGGTGAAGAGCCTGGCCAGCAAGAAAGGATATTCCCTGAATTCGGCAAACCTCAAAACCGCTATCGAGTACATAAACAGCCAGTGCAGTAAAGTTTCCTCTATCAATGGGACTTCTCCCACCATTTCTACGACGGCCATTGGCAAGGGAACTGGAGTCTCCTTAGGTACTGCGAATCTTGACATTTCGACGCCTGACGCCTCCACCATCTCCATGGCCCAACCCGTAGCCCAGGGAATCGGCGCTGCAACAGATGCTACGTCCTCAAACGAGCTCACCAAGGGCGAAGAACGTGAGGAAAAGGCGGCCGTCGTGACGGCCACCTTCAGCGGCTATTCCCTCAGCGATGCCAAAAAGCAGGTCACCGACACGATAGACAAATGCATGAAAGACGGCATGAGTCAGTCGCAGGCCATCACGTTCGCCAAGGCCAAGGAAGACGCCGTCTATTCCGTGGTCAGGCGTTGGGCGGACAATGGCGTAACTGAAAAAATATATAAAACCGGGCAGGTAGACGTCCCTGAACCAGGCGATGGCATGGAAGCGGGGTCGGCGACCATAGATACCATGAGTGGCGCTGATAAAAAGAAGCTCATGCTCGCATTCGCCAATCAAGAGGTGACCAAAGAATACGCCGAGAGCTCCCCCGCAGGATACACGGATGGTATAAAAAAGTTTGAAAAAGACGTTAAGAACAAAAATTACAAGGATTTGATAAAGGATATCGCAATTGGAGACCAGGCGGCGACCCACACCCCCGCCGATTACGCTTCGAGCTTCAAGTCCTCGGACAAAGCCCTGGAGGCCATGCAGAAGCTGGCTGACACCCAGTCCGTGAAAACCGTAGGCTGGACCAACGTGCAAAGCGCCCTGACCGCGAGTGGGGTTTCCACGTCTCATGCCCGTACAGATGTATCCACCATGGTCTCGGCTCTGGAAAAGGGTGGTTTCAGCGAAGACAACAGCTACACCATTCTGCAGGCCTTGGGAGACATGGCCAAGTCCAAGGGCCTCTCCGAAAAGGACATCGTCTACCTCTGTGACAAGGTGGCGAATCATCAACTTGGCAAATTTTACCAAAGTGCTGGGGGGGCCGCCCCAACAAACACGGACAAGGAAGAGGTCGCCAAGTCTATCGGCGATTATCTGCTCACTCTGGGCCAGAAAATAACAAAGGGCAACTCTCCCTCTACAAGTCAGCTGGACACCATGATCACTTCCTTGGACACAGAAGTGAAGCAAGCCATGGGCGACAAGGCGGACTCCCTGTCCGACTACCTCAAAGCGGTCAACCTGGTGGCGGACAAATACGAGCTTATCGGACCGGATGGAGAGCTGCCCTCTGCCATCACCTCCTATCTGGAAAGCGAAGGGGAGAGCGAAACTTCGGCCCAAGAGACCTTGAAGGGGATGAACACCACACTGAAAGATATCCCTCAGCCTGGCCGGGAGGAGTTGCTTATGTCCATAACCTCGCTGGCCAAGCAAAAAGAACTTCCTCTGAGCAGCCTGAGGGCCATGGTCGACAACACACCGCGGTTCGTCAGTCTGTTGGTGAACAATCTGGGGCATACGCCCACCACAGATGATTACAAAGCCATCGCCGGGGAGCTGTCCAACTTCTACGACGTAGCTGGCAAGTTCATCACCAAAGGAAAGAAGGTTGATATCGACGGTATGGAGGAGATGCTCAATACAATGAGCACCATGACCAGTTCCATCAAAAAGGAACTGAACGTCAGCTACAGTCAGGCGTTCAACATCGCTTGCAGCAAGGTCGGCATGGAGCAGGCTTTCAACCTTTCCGGTGCCAGCTCCACCGAGGCGGACAAGGCATTCACCCAGGAATACCAAGCCCTTGTCAAGTCCGGCCTGACCGCGCAGCAGGCCTCGGACGTGCTCTACAGCAGCTCCCAATTTGTGGAGGCAAAGCAAAAGCAAGGGGTGGACCCGCAGTCGGCCATGTTGGATTTTTTCAAACAAGTCAAGAGCCTGAGCAAATCCGACACGTCTCTGAGCACGAAGGAGGCGGCGGATATCATCGCCATGAAAGGTCAGTTTGAGAACGCGCAACAGTATTCACCACCGCCTGAGGCGACTGTGAGCGATATCATGATCGAATCGGGCCTGAGCATCGGCCTCAGCTCCAGCAAAGCCGGCGAGGAGTTCGACTCCCTGGTGCAGAAAGCAATCCAAAATGGTGACGACCCCGTCCTGGCGGTCTCGCAGGACTTGAGTACCGTAAAAACGACCATGTCTTCCCTGAAGAGTGCCATGCAAGAGGTACAGAAAAGCGTGCATCCGTATAAACGGGATGACAACCGTTCTGATTCGCAAAACGAAGCCGTGGAGAAAAGCTACAACAACACCGTGAAGCAGGTGCCTCAGACTCTTGTGAACCTCTTCAAGAGGAACCTCAACGCCGGCCTGTCGCAGTACCAGTCGCTCAACGAGGCCTGCGTAGAGATTACGGTGCAGAACAAGTGGGACAAAATTCTCGGCGGCTATGGATCGACGACCTTGTCAAGTGATGTGAGCAAAAAAGTAGCGAATGGGGCCACCCCCTATATGGCTCTGGTCAGTTCCGCCAAGCCGTGGGTAAAATCCATGGTCAAAAGTTCCGAAATGGCAAGTGCCTTTAACGACGCCCTGAAGACTGATTACTTTAAAACTTCATCATCCACTGACATAAGCAACTATTTCACCTGGAAAAAATTGTTCGATAAAATAGGGGGCAAGATCGTAGGCAAGTCCATAAACAAAGCCTTTACCTCCAGGGAGCGAATCACAAACAGTGATTTGCAAAAATACTTATTTGACTCATCCGATAATGACGTAATGGATGCGTTTACCTTGGATGACGTGAGCTTGGATACGGGTGAAGACGTGGCAGCGCTAGCGCCCAGCATTCCTGAATCTCTGGGCGAGGCGAGCGCCCTTGAGCTCTCGGGCGACGTTATCCTGACCGAAGTTATCTCCACAGTGGGTACGGAAGTGCTGGGTAATATGCTCGGCGATTGCTTGTTAGCGCTTTTTGGCCTGGCATGA
- a CDS encoding ATP-binding protein, with protein sequence MSSSAKKMRYPVETTGLWGEAVRQRKPIVTNNYSAANPSRKGYPKGHVHIERHMNIPVFEKGKIVAVAGVGNKDDEYNESDVRQLCLHMDGMWATIRRWKDAEEQKLLRNYLSNIVNSMPSQLIAIDINDNITQWNTEAQINTGVTQEEALGQPLNKVLPDLEPIMQYVRSAINNETIQMVPKKRRIVADEERYEDIIIYPLTANSVNGAVIRIDDVTERVRLEKIMMQSEKMMSLGGIAAGMAHEINTPLACVIGFCHNMRKRIFADLPKNKKIAEECGVSLEQVRNYLRRRDVLSMLNTILEMGNRINTIVSNILGFSRINSGEFKEYDLAKLLDDMISLAANNYNSQENYDFRNIEIVREYEQLLPPVLCNGNELQQVFLNLLNNGAQAMAEKIYNTDHPRFICRLKKDEDMAIIEIEDNGTGMNKKTQKRIFEPFFTTKSADKGTGLGLSVSNFIVKDHHKGQMYVESEPDKWTRFTIKLPLVSRPQL encoded by the coding sequence ATGTCAAGTTCAGCAAAAAAAATGAGATATCCGGTTGAAACAACAGGTCTTTGGGGAGAGGCGGTGCGTCAAAGAAAGCCGATTGTCACGAATAATTATAGTGCTGCTAATCCTTCAAGAAAAGGATATCCCAAAGGTCACGTGCATATTGAGCGTCATATGAATATCCCTGTGTTTGAAAAGGGAAAAATCGTCGCCGTAGCGGGTGTAGGAAACAAAGATGACGAATATAATGAAAGCGATGTGCGGCAGCTATGTCTGCACATGGACGGCATGTGGGCCACCATACGCAGATGGAAGGACGCAGAAGAGCAGAAACTATTACGCAATTACCTTTCTAACATTGTCAACTCAATGCCATCACAACTGATCGCAATCGATATTAACGATAACATCACTCAATGGAACACCGAAGCCCAAATAAATACTGGAGTCACTCAGGAAGAGGCCCTTGGTCAGCCATTAAATAAAGTCTTGCCCGACTTAGAGCCAATCATGCAGTACGTCCGATCAGCCATCAACAACGAAACAATCCAGATGGTTCCGAAAAAACGCCGTATCGTCGCAGACGAGGAGCGGTATGAAGACATAATCATCTATCCACTGACGGCGAATAGCGTGAATGGGGCAGTTATTCGTATAGATGATGTGACTGAACGTGTTCGACTTGAAAAAATTATGATGCAGTCTGAAAAAATGATGTCTTTAGGCGGGATCGCCGCAGGCATGGCGCATGAAATAAACACACCGTTAGCCTGTGTTATCGGTTTCTGTCACAATATGCGAAAACGCATATTTGCTGACCTGCCAAAGAACAAAAAAATCGCGGAAGAGTGTGGTGTTTCTTTGGAACAAGTTCGTAATTATTTACGACGTAGAGATGTTCTTAGCATGCTGAATACAATCTTAGAAATGGGCAATCGTATTAACACGATTGTGTCGAACATCCTCGGCTTCAGCCGTATAAACTCAGGCGAATTTAAAGAGTACGACCTTGCCAAGCTCCTGGATGATATGATCAGCCTTGCGGCTAATAACTATAATTCACAAGAAAATTATGATTTTCGCAACATTGAAATAGTCCGAGAATATGAGCAACTTCTTCCGCCTGTATTGTGTAATGGAAACGAATTGCAGCAAGTGTTTTTGAACCTTCTCAACAACGGTGCCCAAGCTATGGCGGAAAAAATCTACAATACAGACCATCCACGTTTCATCTGTAGGCTTAAAAAAGATGAAGATATGGCCATTATTGAAATCGAAGACAATGGCACAGGCATGAATAAAAAAACACAAAAACGTATTTTCGAACCTTTTTTTACTACAAAATCAGCAGATAAAGGTACAGGCCTTGGATTATCAGTCTCTAACTTTATAGTAAAAGACCACCACAAGGGTCAAATGTACGTTGAATCTGAACCTGATAAATGGACTCGGTTCACTATAAAACTTCCCCTCGTGTCGCGTCCGCAGCTCTAG